One segment of Trueperaceae bacterium DNA contains the following:
- a CDS encoding MFS transporter has protein sequence FVGAYMGIFGCVILFISILIYNPYLILFSILIFAFCVANFWPIVVRYALSQTTESLNTTASNLVTLAMSGFLIGPAIVGYSASTMGLTFNVQILCGLWIINSLALLFTVRKITQ, from the coding sequence AATTTGTTGGTGCTTATATGGGTATTTTTGGTTGCGTAATATTGTTTATATCTATACTTATTTATAATCCATATTTAATTCTGTTTAGCATTTTAATATTTGCTTTTTGTGTAGCCAATTTTTGGCCAATTGTCGTGAGATACGCGTTAAGCCAAACAACTGAAAGTTTAAATACAACTGCTTCTAATTTAGTAACACTGGCCATGAGTGGCTTTTTAATAGGTCCAGCTATTGTAGGTTATTCAGCCTCAACAATGGGCCTTACGTTCAATGTTCAAATACTATGTGGCTTATGGATTATAAATAGCTTGGCCCTCCTATTTACAGTTAGGAAAATTACTCAATAA